The Spiribacter roseus genome includes the window GCGAAGACAAACGGTAATAGGGCGAACAGAAGTGCCCGCGCCGACGGATTACGCCAGATCGCAATCATGTGGGACCCGACAGATACAAAACCGAGGCGACAAGTAGTCTGACAGTGGGGGATGGGAATGCAGACCTTCATCCTGGGACGGTCCTTCGGCCCCCGACCCCGTAGTGGCAGAGCCCAGCTTTTCCGCAAACATGAAAACGCACGCAAAAAGAAAAAGTGCGAAGATAGTCTCAAACCCAAGCACTCTAACTAGATAACTATCTTCAAAAGCCTCTCTAACAAAAAAGAAGGACAAGATTGCCGAGAACAACACCAGCCCAGTTTTTTTCGCCCAGATCGGATTGTGGGTGTCCCGTGCCCCATGGCGATAGGCTAACTGCAGGCTCAACACCATCACAACGAGGGGCACTACAATGACCGCAAAATAACCCAAAAGTCCGACTTCGGACAGCAAGCGCAAGTGCAAGTTGTGCGGCGATGAGGCAATATGCTCTGTCCTGCTTCTGGCCTCCGTTAGGACATCTGTAGCCCCGTACCAACCAAAAGCACCGACCACCGGAGAACTGACAAAACCCTCCCACATGACTTTCCAACCCGCTAACCTACCTTGGAGATTTTTATCACTGAGCGGTTCACCAACTTCAATTCTAGAATCGAGGTAATCTACTAGTTCACTCTCGGGTTTCATAGCACCGGAGCCGATCAAAGAACCAGCCACCAATGCTCCTAATAGAAAAAACCCGGAAATGAAAATAGTTTTTTTCTTTGGCCGAAGAAGGTTCGACCAAGAAAAACTCAAAAAATAATGAGAAAAATAGAAAACGAATACCGCCGCCCAAGAACCTCGCGAGAAGGACAAGAATAAGACCAAAAGAGCCAAGACTTCAAGCATCTTCGCAGACCATGCTTGCTCTTCGTGCTGCACCCTTGATAAAACCGCCCATACCACAAACACAAACGCATAAAGCCCAACTGTATTCGCATTCACGCCACCGGTTAGGCGCCAGCTTCCGCTACCACCATGGCACGCGAAGACGAATATGCCGGGCCATATGCTCCTAAGGCTAGCAAAGGCAACAGAAGTGCCAAGACTATAAAGTAAAAACCAAACCCAGCCTCAGTTCGAAACCAGCTCAACCGCCTGCCGGTGGCCACCGTTGCTGGCACGGCTACCACAGCCACCAAGAAAACAGACACTGGGATTACGCTTGCTTCGGGCAGCCGGACCACCCAGCTTCCCACCACCGAACAAACCACAACAAGGCCCACAATGACTTGGTTCCTCGGGACATCGGCGATATGGATATTTGGCTGGTCCATAAGACTCCTTATGAGAAGGAAATAGCCCTTACCATGTCGTCAAACAGCGGACGGATGGCAAAGAAAGACTCAGGCTCCAAGCACTCCGACGAGCGTTTTACGGTACCATTCGGCAATCGAATCAAGCCCGTAATACTTAACCATCCTTCTCCGTGCGCACTGCCCGTAACGCCCCAACTCCTCGTGCCCCAGCTGCACAATCTCTGTCACTCGCCGAGACAACGTGTCGGTTGCTCCACTTCTACATACGAATCCCGTATTACCAACGACTCTCCAGGCATCTCCCACATTCGTAACCAGTGCTGGTACACCACAAGCCATCGCCTCACCCACGACATTCGGAAACCCCTCGCCCCACAGCGAGGGCATCACCAGGAGGTCGAGGGCAGGATAGAGTGATTCGGGAGCATCCGTAGGCGCGAGAAGCGTGACGTTAGATTCCAGAGCTGCTTCCCGCACGGCCGTCGCCACCGGCCCGTCGGGCTCTGCCACCCCGGTGCCTGCCATTACGCAATGCACGAGCAGCCCCTCATCCACCAGCATCCGCAACGCCTTCAGCCATCCAAGATGGTTCTTCATCGGGTGGGCACGCCCAACGACGCCCAGCAGAAACCGCTCGGGAGTCACCCCGAGCCCGGCTCGGCGGGCATTTCGGGCATCCGGGTCGGGCTTGAAGCGCGCAAGGTCAAAGCCATTGGGCAGTACCACCCTCTTGGCGGAGGGATACCCAAAGCGTTCATGCTGTTCGGCAGCGGTTTCGCTGTTGTAGATAACGCGAGCGGGCGATCGGGCCAACCAAGCACCGGCCCGGATTACCCAGCGAGTGCTCACCTTCTCCCGGCGCATGTCATGCACCGAATGGCGCACATTCCAGACGACCGGCCCACGGTGCCCCAGCCGCTGTGTGAGAGACGCCGCCAGATTGCCGTGATACATCCATCCCATCACTACATCGGGCCGGAGTTCTCGTATGGCCCCACGTAGCGCCGGTATCCAGGTGGGCGAAACGCTTCGACGCACCCCCCCCGTGTAGATGGGAGCACCCGCCTTCCGTATCTCGTCCGCCATCACCCCCGGCTGCTTGAGCGAGAAAACGGCGGACTCCTCCGGATAGACCGACACCAGGTTCGCCAACTGCCGTTCCGCGCCGCCCTGGCTCAGGCCCGCAATTACATGGAGGACTTTCATCTGCTCACTGATCTTCCGTCACGATCTCGGTCTCGATGGACTCACTTCGAGACCGAAGGCTTCTTCCAAATATTGCCGAGCGATCGCCGGGGCCGCGAAATCGCGCGCCCGTTCCTGCCGAGCTTCGCGCGTACCTCGCGGCGAATGCAGTGCTTCAGTAATGGCTTCGGCCAGCGCATCCGGCTCATCCACCGGTACCAAATGCCCCAACGCTCCATCGCGAAGCAACGCCCTAGGGGCGCCCGGACAATCCGTGGAGACCACCGGCACTCCGGTAGCCAGAGCCTCGACAAGCACATTCCCGAACCCCTCCCACCGAGAAGAGAGCACAAAGAGTGACGAGTGCTCCAACACGTGCATAGGGTCAATTACAAACCCCGGAAAATGTACTCGCTCGCCAATACCAAGCTCCCTCGCTTGCTCCTGTAGCTTTCCACGGAGAGGGCCTTCTCCAAGGATTACCAAGTCGGCCTCTTGGCTATCCAGCTTCGAAAAGGCCTCCAACAGGCAATCAAACCCCTTTAGTTCCGCCAACCTCCCGATGGCGCAGATAAGCTTGCGGTCGGATCTAAATCCACCAAAAGGGGACGAGAAATCGTTACTCCGGTCTGCTTCGGACCCTAACACTGGGTTGGCGATAACAAGGGTGGGGTAGTCCGAAACCATTCCATGTACAGCCATGGATTGCGCTGTTGCCTCCGAATTC containing:
- a CDS encoding O-antigen ligase family protein — translated: MNANTVGLYAFVFVVWAVLSRVQHEEQAWSAKMLEVLALLVLFLSFSRGSWAAVFVFYFSHYFLSFSWSNLLRPKKKTIFISGFFLLGALVAGSLIGSGAMKPESELVDYLDSRIEVGEPLSDKNLQGRLAGWKVMWEGFVSSPVVGAFGWYGATDVLTEARSRTEHIASSPHNLHLRLLSEVGLLGYFAVIVVPLVVMVLSLQLAYRHGARDTHNPIWAKKTGLVLFSAILSFFFVREAFEDSYLVRVLGFETIFALFLFACVFMFAEKLGSATTGSGAEGPSQDEGLHSHPPLSDYLSPRFCICRVPHDCDLA
- a CDS encoding glycosyltransferase — its product is MKVLHVIAGLSQGGAERQLANLVSVYPEESAVFSLKQPGVMADEIRKAGAPIYTGGVRRSVSPTWIPALRGAIRELRPDVVMGWMYHGNLAASLTQRLGHRGPVVWNVRHSVHDMRREKVSTRWVIRAGAWLARSPARVIYNSETAAEQHERFGYPSAKRVVLPNGFDLARFKPDPDARNARRAGLGVTPERFLLGVVGRAHPMKNHLGWLKALRMLVDEGLLVHCVMAGTGVAEPDGPVATAVREAALESNVTLLAPTDAPESLYPALDLLVMPSLWGEGFPNVVGEAMACGVPALVTNVGDAWRVVGNTGFVCRSGATDTLSRRVTEIVQLGHEELGRYGQCARRRMVKYYGLDSIAEWYRKTLVGVLGA
- a CDS encoding glycosyltransferase → MFLIFMGSGLKRIRSIRNVTVDNSTRPIALFIPALNGGGAQRVIVNLANGLVDLSERPVHLVLVRAEGEFLDDLRPEVDIRSLDKKRTLAAIPALANYLRSERPAVLMARMSYVNIAGSIAWMMAGRPCRLVLSEATVVRAPEGSRFQRIRQALVLKTMRAIYPRSDCVVANSEATAQSMAVHGMVSDYPTLVIANPVLGSEADRSNDFSSPFGGFRSDRKLICAIGRLAELKGFDCLLEAFSKLDSQEADLVILGEGPLRGKLQEQARELGIGERVHFPGFVIDPMHVLEHSSLFVLSSRWEGFGNVLVEALATGVPVVSTDCPGAPRALLRDGALGHLVPVDEPDALAEAITEALHSPRGTREARQERARDFAAPAIARQYLEEAFGLEVSPSRPRS